TCGCCATGTGGTGCATCAGCCGTCCGAACACGACGGCGGCGTCGGCATCGCGCGGCGAATGGCGGCAGAGCTCGCGTCGCGTCTCGTCCGGGTCGGCCCACGAGCCGAGGTAGTCTCCGTTGTCGAGCGGCGTGATCGTGCTCTCGAGCGGGAGGATGTGGAGCCCGTGAGCCGGGAGATCCAGGTCGCGGATGATCTCGGGGCGGAGGAGGCTCACCACGTACGAGAAGACCGAGAACTTGAACCCCGGGAAGACCTCCTCGGTGACGGCCGCACCACCCACGAGGGGACGCTTCTCGAGGACCAGCGTCTTCCTCCCCGCGCGCGCGAGGTAGGCGGCGGCCACGAGACCGTTGTGCCCGCCTCCGACGATGATGGCGTCGTAGCGCTTCGCGCTCATGACTTCTTCCGCTCCGGATCGAAGAACGGGAGCTTCCGCACCGTGGCACGCGCCAGCTCGCGCCGGTGCTCCACGGTGACCTCGAGCTTCACCGCCGTGCCGGGCTCGAAGTGAGGCGCCTTGAGATGCGCGAGCGCGAGCGACTTCTTGAGGAGCGGGGACCAGCAGCCGCTCGTGGCGTACCCGACCTGGCGTCCGTCGCGGTAGACGGGGGCGCTCGCGCGCCACGCGATGTTCGAGATCTGGGGCGGGAGGCCGTGCGCCTGGAAGAGCGCCTCGAACGAGTCCCACTCCACCTCGAGCCCGACGAATCCCCACGACGCGCCCCGCTTCCGCTCCTCGGCGAGCGCGCGGTGCCCGTTGTAGGGGCCCTTCTGCGGGCTCACGGCCCAGCCGAGGTTGATCTCGTAGGGCGTCGACTTCCTCGACTCGATCAGCGCGTGATGCGACGAGAAGTAGTCCACGTCCATCATGATGAGCCCGGCCTCGATCCGCGCGATGTCCATGCCCCAGACCCCGCAGGGCGTGAGCCCGTGCGGTCCCCCGACCTCCATCAGGGCGTCCCAGAGATCCACCGCGCGGTCCGCGTCCACCCACACCTCGTAGCCGAGATCGCCCGTGTATCCGGTGCGCGAGACCGCGACGGAGATCCCCCGGATGGTGGCGAGGGTCATGCGGAAGTACTTCAAGGGAGCGAGATCGGTGCCGGTCGCCTCGGAGAGGATGGCGCGCGAGCGCGGACCCTGGATGGAGAGCGCGCCCATGCGCTCGGAGAGGTCCTCGACCTCGACGGAGAGGCCCACGGAGTTGAGGTGCAACCAGCGAAGCGACGAGTCGGCGCTCGTGAGGCGGTACGACCCCTCGTCGAGGCGCGTGACCGTGCCGTCGTCGATCACCTTGCCGTGAGCGTCGCACCAGGGCGTGTAGTACACCTGCCCCGGCTTCAGCTTCGCCATGTCGCGGGTGATCATCCGGTCCAGGAGCCGCATCGCGTCCTTCCCGGTGATCCGGTACTTGTAGAGGGGCGAGACGTCGATGAGCGCGGCCGCGTTCCGGATCGCCGCGTACTCGCGGTCGGGATGCGGATCGTAGGCGCTCGCCATCTGGTGCCCCGCCCAGCGGCGCCAGGTGTGGGCGCGCACCAGGGGGGCCGTGCGGGCATGGAACGGCGATGTCTTCAGCATGGAACCGGGGAGTGTACCGCCTAGGGACCGATCACGACCACCTTT
This portion of the Candidatus Eisenbacteria bacterium genome encodes:
- a CDS encoding aminomethyltransferase family protein: MLKTSPFHARTAPLVRAHTWRRWAGHQMASAYDPHPDREYAAIRNAAALIDVSPLYKYRITGKDAMRLLDRMITRDMAKLKPGQVYYTPWCDAHGKVIDDGTVTRLDEGSYRLTSADSSLRWLHLNSVGLSVEVEDLSERMGALSIQGPRSRAILSEATGTDLAPLKYFRMTLATIRGISVAVSRTGYTGDLGYEVWVDADRAVDLWDALMEVGGPHGLTPCGVWGMDIARIEAGLIMMDVDYFSSHHALIESRKSTPYEINLGWAVSPQKGPYNGHRALAEERKRGASWGFVGLEVEWDSFEALFQAHGLPPQISNIAWRASAPVYRDGRQVGYATSGCWSPLLKKSLALAHLKAPHFEPGTAVKLEVTVEHRRELARATVRKLPFFDPERKKS